The Chitinophagales bacterium genome has a window encoding:
- the corA gene encoding magnesium/cobalt transporter CorA gives MNTRRYRRGLAKLLPEWTWNIDLRKPLTSFNPTKIDEQRVTEVEPVYSVFDFDATTLEERKNIKNEECNPYIESGRVTWINVDGINKAEVEKLCKHYGIHHLTIEDILSSGQRAKMDDSENVIFCLLPMLYYNNDTGQVESEQVSIVLGADFVISFQEDPKRDVFDPVRERIRNPLSRVRKGTADYLCYSLIDIIVDSYFGIIEKINERIERLEDILLLQKREQAILSRLSILRREVMVMRRSIAPVKDLVQAFIKSQSELLEEEHEKYYKDVLDHITQASEYTENHRDMVMNLQDLSMSQINLRMNEVMKVFTLLATLMAPATLIGGIFGMNFDVIPLSHQQDGFYITVGLMLLIPLIMWWYFKRKGWF, from the coding sequence ATGAATACAAGGAGATACAGGCGCGGACTGGCCAAATTATTACCCGAATGGACGTGGAATATCGACCTGAGGAAGCCGCTTACCTCGTTCAACCCAACCAAGATTGACGAGCAACGTGTAACGGAAGTTGAGCCTGTATATTCTGTTTTCGACTTTGATGCAACAACGCTGGAAGAACGTAAGAACATCAAGAACGAGGAATGTAACCCATATATAGAAAGCGGCAGGGTAACATGGATAAATGTGGACGGCATCAATAAGGCAGAAGTTGAGAAACTTTGTAAGCACTATGGTATACACCACCTTACGATAGAAGATATTTTAAGCTCAGGCCAGCGTGCCAAAATGGACGATAGCGAGAACGTGATATTCTGCCTGCTGCCCATGCTGTATTATAATAACGATACAGGACAGGTAGAAAGCGAGCAGGTAAGTATTGTACTGGGGGCTGATTTTGTTATCTCTTTTCAGGAAGACCCTAAACGTGATGTTTTTGACCCGGTCAGGGAGCGAATCAGAAACCCGCTGTCAAGGGTAAGAAAAGGGACGGCTGATTATCTCTGTTACAGCCTGATAGATATCATAGTAGATAGCTATTTTGGTATCATTGAAAAAATAAACGAGCGAATAGAAAGACTGGAAGATATCCTGCTATTGCAGAAAAGAGAGCAGGCTATCTTGTCCAGGCTCAGTATCCTGCGTAGAGAGGTAATGGTGATGCGACGTTCAATAGCTCCTGTAAAAGACCTGGTGCAGGCATTTATAAAAAGCCAGAGTGAATTGCTGGAAGAAGAGCATGAGAAATACTACAAAGACGTACTGGACCACATAACACAAGCCAGTGAATATACCGAGAACCACAGGGATATGGTGATGAACCTTCAGGACCTGTCAATGAGCCAGATCAACCTGCGGATGAATGAAGTGATGAAGGTATTTACATTACTGGCAACACTTATGGCTCCTGCCACACTTATAGGTGGTATCTTCGGTATGAACTTTGATGTTATCCCGCTTTCTCACCAGCAGGATGGCTTTTATATTACTGTGGGACTGATGCTCCTTATCCCCCTGATCATGTGGTGGTATTTTAAGCGCAAGGGCTGGTTCTAA
- a CDS encoding class I SAM-dependent methyltransferase — MTDTTNTGTYYNEVGNYFDLFAEKHHNKSDNNIILSEMRNSFRTYALHNNPKNILDIGCGPGMDVVYFATRFPQATVYGIDVSAKMLECAKELAASQQLSNTLHINTGIEQLAEQLDVNVKFDIICVFFGALNTVSSLEDAAAIIDERLNPGGTAVLTFVNKFYLAEFFTNILKLRPGKALARWGEIWRGYSNDYELASKTYTPSQVISAFSKTSLQLQKKRGYSIFYPAWFQQNRLKKFPGLCKLLAKMDNLANKTGLLWGNGEYTLFVYQKP, encoded by the coding sequence ATGACAGATACTACTAATACAGGAACTTACTACAACGAGGTAGGTAATTACTTTGACCTATTTGCAGAAAAACACCACAACAAGAGTGATAATAATATTATCCTCTCTGAAATGCGTAACTCATTCCGCACCTATGCCCTGCACAACAACCCGAAAAATATACTGGACATAGGTTGTGGCCCGGGCATGGATGTGGTCTACTTCGCCACCAGGTTTCCGCAGGCTACGGTGTATGGCATTGATGTGTCTGCCAAAATGCTGGAATGTGCCAAAGAGCTGGCAGCATCGCAACAATTATCTAACACACTTCATATTAATACGGGCATTGAACAACTGGCCGAGCAACTGGATGTAAATGTTAAATTCGACATCATTTGTGTCTTTTTCGGTGCGCTGAATACCGTCAGCTCATTGGAAGATGCAGCAGCCATCATTGACGAACGGCTTAACCCCGGAGGTACGGCAGTCCTTACTTTTGTCAACAAATTTTACCTGGCAGAGTTCTTTACCAATATTCTGAAACTGAGACCGGGCAAAGCACTGGCCCGCTGGGGTGAAATATGGCGGGGGTATTCCAACGACTATGAACTCGCAAGCAAAACATACACACCTTCACAAGTGATAAGTGCCTTTTCAAAAACCTCTCTGCAACTGCAAAAGAAAAGAGGTTATTCTATCTTTTACCCGGCATGGTTTCAGCAAAACAGGTTGAAGAAGTTCCCTGGCTTATGCAAACTACTCGCTAAAATGGATAACCTCGCCAATAAAACCGGGCTGCTCTGGGGTAACGGTGAGTACACGCTTTTTGTATACCAAAAGCCTTAG
- a CDS encoding NAD(P)-dependent oxidoreductase, with the protein MVRVETPPAELPEKGAGKAYEGFLSVTGYGHIDTMRILVLGATGFTGAAFLDYLCNIKGLSVTALVHNRPPAKRHAQVHYLQAALSDIELSFLQSGNFDIIFHLARIPGKRWGDVGRTLAGWQGAKANRRLLAAINKLDKRPKLIYLSGSLMYGHMPGGKATENSKLNPAGFAKYYLHAEQPILKAINNGADNIMMLRAPWIIGDGSWYKQLYTEHVVKHNSVPIYGNPQRQMSVITVEDCAAMLWHYAANAPYASIYNIYTFQQVAYKSFVQYIADAYKCNELKQYTKDEMIGKMGKTAADSVNCEIILDTKYTTIKERYQPIYPDLAKYITEKAKG; encoded by the coding sequence ATGGTACGTGTCGAAACACCACCCGCTGAACTACCAGAAAAAGGTGCTGGAAAGGCATATGAAGGATTCTTATCAGTCACCGGCTATGGACATATAGATACTATGCGCATTTTGGTTTTGGGAGCTACAGGATTTACGGGTGCTGCCTTTCTGGATTACCTGTGTAATATCAAAGGATTAAGTGTTACGGCCTTGGTACACAACAGGCCACCGGCAAAAAGACATGCACAGGTGCACTATTTACAGGCGGCATTAAGTGACATTGAACTTTCTTTCCTGCAGTCCGGGAATTTCGACATAATATTTCACCTGGCCAGGATACCGGGCAAAAGATGGGGTGATGTAGGACGCACACTGGCCGGATGGCAGGGCGCAAAGGCTAACAGGCGGCTACTTGCAGCAATAAACAAACTTGATAAACGCCCAAAACTCATTTACCTGTCGGGTTCCTTAATGTACGGGCATATGCCTGGTGGAAAGGCCACAGAAAATAGCAAACTGAATCCTGCTGGCTTTGCAAAGTATTATTTGCATGCCGAACAGCCGATACTGAAAGCCATCAATAATGGTGCAGATAATATTATGATGCTCAGGGCACCGTGGATCATCGGTGATGGCTCATGGTATAAACAACTATATACTGAACACGTTGTAAAGCACAATTCAGTACCAATATATGGGAATCCGCAAAGGCAAATGTCTGTAATAACGGTGGAAGACTGTGCGGCTATGTTATGGCACTATGCTGCCAACGCTCCTTATGCTTCTATATACAATATATATACCTTTCAGCAGGTAGCCTATAAAAGCTTTGTTCAATACATCGCAGATGCATATAAATGTAATGAGCTGAAACAGTATACTAAAGATGAGATGATAGGTAAAATGGGCAAAACAGCTGCTGACTCTGTAAATTGTGAAATAATACTGGATACAAAATATACAACCATCAAGGAGAGGTATCAACCCATATACCCCGACCTGGCAAAATACATAACAGAAAAGGCAAAAGGATAA
- a CDS encoding nucleotidyltransferase domain-containing protein, with product MISDRTIVQVVDNDADIQEAVEAVLKYFNIFRHALYIHEIHKFLQVETTRQELLDTLNEMVREGRIFCDYGLYALTSSSQIYLKRIVGADVAAEKMKEASRSARMISRFPFVKGICVSGSLSKGYADENSDIDFFIITANQRLWICRTMLHLFKKLTFLINKQHSFCMNYFIDEGQLCLDEQNLFTATELATLIPMYNMDTYEMLMAQNIDWIKAEYFPNVCVLQEDLQKNNKLTLKRSAEWVFNSLRPQAVNKFLMNLTDTLWRYKWKRKNYPMEDYDLAMKTKWYVSKHHPLNYQKKVLERHMKDSYQSPAMDI from the coding sequence ATGATAAGTGATAGGACAATTGTGCAGGTTGTTGATAATGACGCCGACATACAGGAGGCAGTTGAAGCCGTGTTGAAATACTTTAATATTTTCAGGCACGCATTATATATTCATGAGATTCATAAGTTCCTGCAGGTAGAAACTACCCGCCAGGAACTGCTGGATACACTTAATGAAATGGTAAGAGAAGGCAGGATATTCTGCGACTATGGCTTGTATGCATTGACCAGCTCCAGCCAGATCTACCTTAAAAGGATAGTAGGTGCCGACGTAGCTGCCGAAAAAATGAAAGAAGCCAGCCGTAGTGCCCGCATGATATCCAGGTTCCCGTTTGTAAAAGGTATATGCGTTTCCGGCTCATTGTCCAAAGGTTATGCTGATGAAAATTCAGACATAGATTTTTTTATCATCACCGCCAATCAAAGGTTATGGATATGTCGTACTATGCTTCACCTGTTCAAAAAGCTAACTTTCCTGATCAATAAGCAGCATTCTTTCTGCATGAACTATTTTATAGACGAAGGACAGCTGTGCCTCGATGAGCAGAACCTTTTTACGGCCACCGAACTGGCAACCCTCATCCCCATGTACAATATGGATACATATGAAATGCTGATGGCGCAAAATATTGACTGGATCAAAGCTGAATATTTCCCAAACGTATGTGTACTCCAGGAAGACCTGCAAAAGAACAACAAACTAACACTCAAAAGATCAGCGGAATGGGTCTTCAATAGTCTGCGCCCACAAGCCGTTAATAAATTCCTGATGAACCTGACGGACACGTTATGGAGGTATAAATGGAAAAGAAAGAACTACCCGATGGAGGATTATGATCTGGCCATGAAAACAAAATGGTACGTGTCGAAACACCACCCGCTGAACTACCAGAAAAAGGTGCTGGAAAGGCATATGAAGGATTCTTATCAGTCACCGGCTATGGACATATAG
- the mce gene encoding methylmalonyl-CoA epimerase: MLKIEHLGIAVSDLASSVHLFEQLLNTPCYKTEVVENEGVSTAFFRIGESKVELLEATREDSPIRKFIDKKGQGLHHVAIEVENIEAEMKRLAALGFELLSDQPKEGADNKLICFLHPKTTNGVLIELCQEKDDQSPLYLTTGNTR; the protein is encoded by the coding sequence ATGCTGAAAATTGAGCACCTGGGCATTGCTGTTTCCGATCTTGCTTCTTCTGTTCACTTGTTCGAACAACTGTTAAATACACCCTGCTATAAAACAGAAGTAGTTGAGAATGAGGGGGTAAGTACAGCCTTTTTCCGTATTGGAGAATCGAAAGTAGAACTACTGGAAGCTACACGCGAAGATAGCCCCATCCGGAAGTTCATCGATAAAAAGGGACAAGGGCTGCATCATGTAGCTATAGAGGTAGAAAATATCGAAGCCGAAATGAAACGCCTGGCCGCATTGGGCTTCGAATTGCTGAGTGATCAGCCTAAAGAGGGTGCTGATAATAAGCTGATCTGCTTTCTGCACCCTAAAACAACAAACGGTGTACTGATTGAATTATGCCAGGAAAAAGATGATCAATCTCCTTTGTACCTGACAACCGGCAATACCAGGTAA
- a CDS encoding IscS subfamily cysteine desulfurase, with protein MKLPIYLDNNATTPCDPRVVEEMIPYFTEKFGNAASRSHSFGWVAEEAVDYAREQVAKLVNATSKEIIFTSGATEADNLAIKGVFEMYASKGNHIITCTTEHKAVLDTCKHVEKMGGEVTYLQVQPDGLIDLQELENAITDKTILIAIMYGNNEIGVVQPIREISTIAKKHGVLFFTDATQAVGKIPVDVMADGIDLMAFSAHKMYGPKGVGALYVRRKNPRVKVTAQMDGGGHERGMRSGTMNVPGIVGFGKACEICMNEMEAEAKRLSVMRDRLEAGLLELEEAYVNGSAEHRLPHVANISFKYVEGEGLMMGFNKDIALSSGSACTSASLEPSYVLKALGLGDDLAHSSLRFGLGRFTTDEQIDFTIKAISDTVNKLREMSPLWEMHKEGIDLNTIEWAHH; from the coding sequence TTGAAATTACCAATTTACCTGGATAACAACGCTACTACACCTTGCGACCCAAGGGTAGTAGAAGAGATGATACCTTATTTCACCGAAAAGTTCGGTAACGCAGCCAGCAGGAGCCATTCTTTTGGTTGGGTAGCTGAAGAAGCTGTTGATTATGCCCGTGAGCAGGTGGCCAAACTGGTAAATGCAACCTCAAAAGAGATCATATTCACTTCAGGCGCTACCGAAGCTGATAACCTGGCTATTAAAGGTGTGTTTGAAATGTATGCTTCTAAAGGCAATCACATCATTACCTGCACCACTGAGCACAAAGCTGTACTGGATACCTGCAAGCATGTTGAGAAAATGGGAGGTGAGGTAACTTACCTGCAGGTGCAACCTGACGGGCTGATAGACCTGCAGGAGCTGGAAAATGCCATTACAGACAAAACTATATTGATTGCCATCATGTATGGTAATAATGAAATAGGTGTGGTACAACCTATTCGAGAGATCAGCACGATAGCTAAAAAGCATGGTGTACTGTTCTTTACAGATGCTACACAAGCTGTTGGTAAAATACCGGTTGACGTTATGGCAGATGGTATTGACCTGATGGCTTTCAGTGCACACAAAATGTACGGCCCCAAGGGAGTAGGTGCATTGTATGTACGACGTAAGAATCCGCGTGTAAAAGTTACCGCCCAGATGGATGGCGGTGGCCACGAGCGCGGTATGCGCAGCGGCACCATGAATGTTCCGGGAATTGTAGGTTTTGGTAAAGCTTGCGAAATATGCATGAACGAAATGGAAGCTGAAGCAAAAAGGCTGAGTGTAATGCGCGACAGGCTGGAGGCAGGGCTGCTGGAGCTGGAAGAGGCTTACGTGAATGGTAGCGCGGAACACCGCCTGCCACACGTTGCAAATATTTCATTCAAGTATGTAGAAGGTGAAGGACTGATGATGGGCTTTAATAAGGATATAGCGCTTTCAAGTGGTTCTGCTTGTACCTCTGCATCGCTGGAACCGTCGTACGTTTTGAAAGCGCTGGGCTTGGGCGATGACCTAGCACACAGTTCTTTGCGTTTTGGCCTGGGACGTTTTACGACAGACGAACAGATAGACTTTACAATAAAAGCAATTTCGGATACGGTTAATAAACTGCGTGAAATGAGCCCGCTTTGGGAGATGCACAAAGAAGGCATCGACCTGAACACGATAGAATGGGCACATCACTAA
- the iscU gene encoding Fe-S cluster assembly scaffold IscU — MAYSEKVIDHYQNPKNVGTLDKSQKNVGTGLVGAPECGDVMRLQIEVDDTTGLIKDAKFKTFGCGSAIASSSLATEWLKGKTVDQALAIDNMDIVEELNLPPVKIHCSVLAEDAIKAAINDYRVKNGLEELALDEKKH; from the coding sequence ATGGCATATTCAGAAAAAGTAATCGACCACTACCAGAATCCTAAGAACGTAGGCACACTTGATAAGTCGCAAAAGAACGTGGGTACCGGCTTGGTTGGTGCTCCTGAGTGCGGCGATGTAATGCGCCTGCAGATAGAAGTAGACGATACAACCGGCCTGATCAAAGACGCTAAGTTCAAAACCTTTGGTTGTGGCTCAGCTATCGCATCTTCATCGCTGGCTACCGAATGGTTGAAAGGCAAAACCGTAGACCAGGCACTGGCTATTGATAATATGGATATTGTTGAAGAGCTGAACCTGCCGCCGGTGAAAATTCACTGCTCAGTACTGGCTGAAGACGCTATCAAGGCAGCGATCAATGACTACCGTGTGAAGAACGGACTGGAAGAACTGGCACTGGACGAGAAAAAACATTAA
- a CDS encoding iron-sulfur cluster assembly accessory protein, producing the protein MIHISEKAKKKILQLKQNAELDDTYFLRVGVVGGGCSGLSYKLDFDNESQPNDQVFEEDGVKLVTDLKSFLYLCDTVLEFSDGLNGKGFHFNNPNASRTCGCGDSFSV; encoded by the coding sequence ATGATACACATCAGTGAAAAAGCAAAGAAAAAGATACTTCAGCTGAAGCAAAACGCAGAGCTGGATGATACCTATTTTCTACGTGTTGGTGTTGTAGGCGGTGGTTGCTCCGGCCTTTCATACAAGCTGGACTTTGATAACGAGTCGCAGCCGAACGACCAGGTCTTTGAAGAAGATGGGGTAAAGCTGGTAACAGACCTGAAGAGTTTCCTGTACCTCTGCGATACCGTGCTGGAATTTTCTGACGGACTGAATGGTAAAGGATTCCACTTCAATAATCCGAACGCCAGCCGTACCTGCGGTTGCGGTGACAGTTTCTCTGTGTAA
- a CDS encoding DUF349 domain-containing protein: protein MTQDTNQATVLAEWWDQLSFDHKDLYTLTGEGELMLKAYQGYKERSVGTLAPDSMDMVFKLLTEKFPEVENKVTELVTEWNAEEDKTKLVGKLERVKEYLHHASAIGDFHTIYRLVENIDHELAKLVEENYKQKLALVEKAEQEASSEEWKASTDVMRDMAEEWKKLGYVEKERNDALWSRLEAAKDKFFERKREHQEDINKEMLQNLDLKMEVVEKAEALAASEDWKKATDELKALMEQWKGIGRTMHDKNEELWKRFTEANNAFFEKKKQHFDVIHKEQEENYQAKLALVEKAEALKESTDWNETTQAYTDLMDEWKKLGRVPKDKSDEVWNAFNAARDYFFGKKRESFESFKISLEDNYAQKLALLKRAEDLQNSNAWREATDELNELMNEWKKIGPVPRKHSNDIWDRFIKARKKFFERKDANREQRRNFYEKKEQERATQTKDFVGKIIAELREEEEKLADFKNGLENIEPGMKKEAELREHLTKLIAQTEHKIEHKKEKLEEAKQQLEALKEKAKGE from the coding sequence ATGACACAAGACACAAATCAGGCTACGGTATTAGCTGAATGGTGGGACCAATTATCCTTCGACCACAAAGATCTTTACACACTCACCGGCGAAGGTGAGTTGATGTTGAAAGCGTACCAGGGATACAAAGAACGTTCGGTAGGTACATTAGCACCGGACAGTATGGACATGGTTTTCAAACTATTAACTGAGAAGTTTCCCGAGGTGGAAAATAAAGTGACCGAGCTGGTAACCGAATGGAATGCCGAAGAGGACAAGACAAAGCTGGTAGGCAAATTAGAGCGTGTGAAGGAGTACCTGCATCACGCCAGTGCCATAGGTGATTTTCATACCATTTATAGATTAGTAGAGAATATAGATCATGAACTGGCTAAGCTGGTAGAAGAGAACTACAAGCAAAAACTGGCGCTGGTAGAAAAAGCAGAGCAGGAGGCATCCAGCGAAGAATGGAAAGCCAGTACCGATGTGATGCGCGATATGGCCGAAGAGTGGAAAAAACTGGGCTATGTCGAGAAAGAAAGAAATGATGCACTTTGGTCAAGGTTAGAGGCTGCAAAAGATAAATTCTTTGAACGCAAACGCGAACATCAGGAAGACATCAACAAAGAGATGCTGCAAAACCTGGACCTGAAAATGGAAGTAGTGGAAAAAGCAGAGGCACTGGCAGCAAGCGAAGACTGGAAGAAAGCTACAGACGAGTTAAAAGCATTGATGGAGCAGTGGAAAGGCATAGGCAGAACCATGCACGATAAGAATGAAGAGTTATGGAAGCGTTTCACAGAAGCTAACAATGCATTCTTTGAAAAGAAAAAGCAACATTTTGATGTCATTCATAAAGAACAGGAAGAAAACTACCAGGCGAAACTTGCATTGGTAGAAAAAGCCGAAGCACTGAAAGAAAGTACAGACTGGAATGAGACTACACAAGCGTATACTGACCTTATGGATGAGTGGAAAAAACTGGGGAGGGTACCAAAGGACAAGTCTGATGAAGTATGGAATGCCTTTAATGCTGCCCGTGACTACTTCTTTGGTAAAAAACGTGAAAGCTTCGAATCATTCAAAATATCGCTGGAAGATAACTATGCACAAAAACTGGCTTTGTTGAAAAGGGCAGAAGACCTGCAAAACTCCAATGCCTGGAGAGAAGCTACCGACGAGCTGAATGAACTGATGAATGAATGGAAAAAGATAGGCCCTGTCCCGCGCAAGCACAGCAATGATATCTGGGATCGTTTCATAAAAGCACGGAAAAAATTCTTTGAACGTAAGGATGCCAACCGTGAACAACGACGCAACTTTTATGAAAAGAAAGAGCAGGAGCGCGCTACCCAGACCAAAGATTTTGTTGGGAAAATAATAGCTGAGTTAAGAGAAGAGGAAGAGAAACTTGCTGATTTTAAAAACGGCCTGGAAAACATTGAACCAGGCATGAAAAAAGAAGCCGAACTAAGAGAGCACCTCACGAAGCTTATTGCACAAACAGAGCATAAGATAGAGCACAAAAAAGAGAAACTGGAAGAAGCCAAACAACAATTGGAGGCGCTGAAAGAAAAAGCTAAAGGTGAATAG
- a CDS encoding DUF4197 domain-containing protein — protein sequence MKKISIFILACCMVATYGCNAQLGGWLNKGKKIINDASNNGGTGALTNDEIIAGLKQALEVGSNNAGKQLSTINGYFGNQIIKILMPPEAKKVENTLRSIGMGAEVDKAIMAMNRAAEDAAAKAAPIFINAIKTMSIQDGLGILKGGNSAATNYLKNRTTQQLTNAFRPVIENSLNKVNATKYWSQVFTIYNRLPTTFNKINPDLTGYVTERALSGLFVTVEQEENKIRQNPSARVTDLLRKVFGA from the coding sequence ATGAAAAAAATATCCATATTTATTTTGGCATGTTGCATGGTGGCAACATACGGATGTAATGCTCAACTGGGCGGGTGGCTGAACAAGGGTAAAAAGATCATCAATGACGCAAGTAACAATGGCGGAACAGGTGCACTTACCAACGATGAGATCATTGCTGGTCTGAAACAGGCACTTGAAGTAGGTTCTAACAATGCTGGGAAGCAACTCTCGACCATCAATGGATATTTTGGCAACCAGATCATAAAAATACTGATGCCGCCGGAGGCAAAGAAGGTGGAAAACACACTTCGTTCAATAGGTATGGGTGCGGAAGTAGACAAAGCTATTATGGCTATGAATCGTGCCGCAGAGGATGCCGCCGCAAAAGCTGCTCCTATTTTTATCAATGCTATAAAAACAATGAGCATACAAGACGGGCTGGGTATATTGAAAGGTGGTAATAGTGCTGCTACCAACTACCTGAAAAACAGGACCACGCAACAACTGACCAATGCTTTCCGCCCGGTAATAGAAAACTCACTCAACAAAGTAAATGCTACCAAATACTGGTCGCAGGTATTTACCATTTACAACCGGCTACCAACTACATTCAATAAGATCAACCCCGATCTGACAGGTTATGTTACAGAAAGGGCATTATCTGGTCTTTTTGTAACCGTAGAGCAGGAAGAAAATAAAATAAGGCAAAATCCTTCGGCACGCGTTACCGACCTTCTGAGAAAAGTGTTCGGGGCATAA